A genomic window from Salvia splendens isolate huo1 chromosome 11, SspV2, whole genome shotgun sequence includes:
- the LOC121754753 gene encoding putative F-box protein At1g67623, translated as MRMRRFRKKNEVSYLQTIPRELTTQILCRVAASSAADISNIKLSCKELREIAEDGDVYRHACLDKFPILEWSPLCEKKQKFLNRCKQTSNPEIWYREALLDFFKKTDLESAIRNLDKAVKMGHVRALYACCIISLMSGIDQVKEEGIKLMGKMIRNGYIKTRLRWCRRKLIEELGQMWISNPMLKDPPIFCSKLHRCYPKTNNWSDEDDCEACAADTHVQLISSSCAN; from the exons ATGAGGATGAGGAGATTTCGAAAGAAGAATGAAGTTTCTTATCTTCAAACTATACCTCGTGAATTGACAACACAAATTTTATGTCGAGTAGCAGCATCCTCAGCAGCCGACATCTCTAACATTAAGTTAAG TTGTAAGGAATTAAGAGAAATTGCTGAAGATGGAGACGTCTACCGACATGCATGTTTGGACAAATTTCCGATCTTAGAGTGGAGTCCATTATGTGAGAAAAAACAGAAGTTTCTCAACAGATGCAAACAAACCTCTAATCCTGAAATATGGTATAGAGAAGCACtg TTGGATTTTTTCAAAAAGACAGACCTAGAATCAGCTATTCGAAACTTGGACAAGGCCGTGAAAATGGGGCATGTTAGAGCCTTGTATGCTTGCTGTATTATCTCTCTTATGAGTGGGATCGATCAAGTCAAAGAGGAGGGGATTAAATTGATGGGTAAAATGATTAGGAATGGATATATAAAGACAAGATTGAGATGGTGCCGTCGAAAATTGATAGAGGAGTTGGGACAAATGTGGATATCCAATCCTATGCTCAAAGATCCGCCCATCTTTTGTAGCAAACTCCACCGCTGCTACCCAAAAACTAATAATTGGTCCGACGAAGATGATTGTGAAGCTTGTGCTGCTGATACGCATGTTCAACTTATCTCTTCTAGTTGTGCTAACtag